The Bradysia coprophila strain Holo2 unplaced genomic scaffold, BU_Bcop_v1 contig_151, whole genome shotgun sequence genome contains a region encoding:
- the LOC119074771 gene encoding venom protease-like, translating into MRPSQVITICFLHVLIQVDSQHQIVKCGRLGLTNLTPFLTRSSSATHHWPWHAAIYHLENKQNYQCGGSLISSKSVLTAGHCVTVGNVQMDVEKVSVSLGRLNLDINENSVQSFGASEIFVHPDYNTIDYVNDIAIIILSADAIFNNYVQPICLWKPDRTDLSEIVGKFGTVVGWGLTENGVKSNVLQQASFPVVKSLLCLKSNPAFFGDILSETNFCAGTRNGTGACQGDSGGSITFEENGIYYIRGIVSVGQGKVNLITQKIDCDAMQYVVFTDVAKYLSWIKTTLGDKPELSSESTPQNVPQLSTELTPQGCLANGTVCQADGGLGYCCSGFCYQWAGYSRGFCQTPPSS; encoded by the exons ATGAGACCTTCACAAGTAATTACAATATGTTTTCTCCATGTGCTCATACAAGTTGACAGTCAACATCAAATTGTCAAGTGTGGAAGACTAGGACTGACTAATTTGACTCCATTCTTGACACGATCATCTAGTGCAACACATCATTGGCCATGGCACGCTGCTATCTATCATCtggaaaacaaacaaaattatcaatGTGGAGGATCACTGATCAGTTCAAAGTCGGTTTTGACAGCAGGCCACTGTGTAACTGTTGGCAATGTACAAATGGATGTGGAAAAAGTTTCTGTGTCGTTGGGACGTCTTAATCTagatataaatgaaaatagcGTTCAGTCATTCGGG GCgtctgaaatatttgttcacCCCGATTACAACACAATTGACTACGTCAATGACATTGCCATTATTATACTCTCAGCCGATGCTATTTTTAACAATTATGTCCAACCGATTTGTTTGTGGAAGCCAGACAGAACAGATCTATCAGAAATTGTGGGCAAGTTCGGAACAGTGGTTGGTTGGGGACTAACGGAAAATGGTGTAAAATCGAATGTACTTCAACAAGCTAGCTTCCCAGTGGTGAAATCTTTATTGTGCCTTAAAAGCAATCCGGCATTCTTTGGAGACATTCTATCAGAGACAAATTTCTGTGCTGGCACAAGAAACG GCACTGGCGCTTGTCAAGGTGACAGCGGTGGGTCAATtacttttgaagaaaatggcATCTATTACATTCGAGGAATTGTGTCAGTCGGCCAAGGAAAAGTGAACCTGATAACTCAAAAAATAGACTGCGACGCGATGCAGTATGTCGTTTTTACTGatgttgcaaaatatttgtcttGGATAAAGACCACATTGGGAGACAAACCAGAACTTTCATCTGAATCCACGCCTCAGAATGTACCGCAGCTTTCAACTGAATTGACGCCCCAG GGATGTTTGGCTAACGGAACTGTGTGTCAAGCCGATGGAGGTCTTGGTTATTGTTGCAGTGGTTTTTGTTATCAATGGGCAGGATATTCACGTGGTTTCTGTCAGACCCCGCCCTCATCCTAG
- the LOC119074770 gene encoding glutathione reductase-like yields the protein MSEIVYDYVVIGGGSGGLASARRASGWYNAKVALVEASPRLGGTCVNVGCVPKKVMWNTASIAESLRDAKSYGFDVSTNSFNWLALKEKRDAYITRLNGIYERNLGNDKVEYLKGFASLVNQNTVKVQNGDASSEIKAKNILITVGGRPIIPNVPGAELGISSDGFFDLESQPKRVAVIGTGYIGVELAGIFHALGSDVTIFSRTKQILRSFDSIIKDTLLKEMQNVGVNFVFDSDVRAISQDGSSKKVKFLSDGVEGEKEFDCVLWAIGREPNVDGLNLKAAGVTTKNNGYIVVDEYQNTSVAGIYALGDVCGEAELTPVAIAAGRKLSDRLFGPEHLRSSKLDYTNIPTVVFSHPTAGTIGLNEDAARSKYGDENIKIYTSRFVNMWNAMLDHKEPTAYKLVCAGKEEKVVGMHIIGRGSDEILQGFSVAIKMGATKADFDSAVAIHPTASEELVTMR from the exons atgtctgaaattGTTTACGATTACGTTGTCATTGGCGGTGGATCTGGGGGACTTGCCTCTGCCCGACGTGCAAGTGGCTGGTATAATGCAAAAGTAGCACTTGTGGAAGCATCACCACGATTGGGTGGTACCTGCGTTAATGTCGGATGTGTTCCGAAGAAAGTAATGTGGAATACAG CTTCGATTGCTGAAAGTTTACGGGACGCTAAATCGTATGGTTTCGATGTGAGCACAAACTCGTTCAATTGGCTGGCATTGAAGGAGAAGCGAGACGCATACATTACACGGCTGAATGGAATTTATGAACGAAATTTGGGCAACGACAAAGTTGAATATCTGAAAGGTTTCGCTAGCCTGGTGAATCAAAACACGGTCAAAGTACAGAACGGAGACGCGTCCAGTgaaataaaagcgaaaaacattttgattacaGTTG GTGGTCGTCCAATCATTCCGAATGTTCCCGGTGCAGAGCTCGGTATCAGTTCAGATGGATTTTTCGATTTAGAAAGTCAGCCAAAACGTGTTGCGGTTATTG GTACCGGTTACATCGGTGTGGAATTGGCTGGCATTTTCCATGCACTGGGTAGCGATGTTACAATCTTTTCTCGAACGAAACAGATCTTGCGATCGTTCGATTCCATAATTAAGGACACGTTGCTGAAGGAGATGCAAAATGTTGGcgtcaattttgtttttgactcTGACGTACGAGCGATTTCACAGGATGGATCGtcgaaaaaagtgaaatttttgagCGATGGCGTGGAAGGCGAAAAAGAATTTGACTGTGTTCTCTGGGCTATTGGAAGGGAACCGAATGTTGACGGGCTCAATTTGAAAGCTGCAGGAGTGACCACTAAAAACAATGGTTACATAGTTGTCGATGAGTATCAGAACACTTCAGTAGCTGGTATCTACGCATTGGGTGATGTTTGCGGCGAAGCTGAACTAACTCCAG TGGCTATTGCCGCTGGTCGAAAACTGTCGGATCGTCTTTTCGGTCCCGAACATTTACGTAGTTCCAAATTGGATTACACAAACATCCCTACTGTTGTATTCTCTCACCCGACTGCTGGTACAATTGGATTGAACGAAGACGCGGCTCGCAGCAAATACGGCGACGAGAACATTAAGATTTACACATCGCGCTTCGTTAACATGTGGAATGCCATGCTCGACCATAAAGAACCAACGGCCTACAAATTAGTCTGTGCCGGAAAGGAAGAGAAAGTGGTCGGAATGCACATTATCGGCAGAGGTAGTGACGAAATTTTACAGGGATTCTCGGTGGCAATTAAAATGGGTGCAACGAAGGCGGACTTCGATTCGGCCGTTGCTATTCATCCGACGGCATCTGAAGAACTT GTAACAATGCGATAA